The Orcinus orca chromosome 1, mOrcOrc1.1, whole genome shotgun sequence DNA window TTCAGCCCTGAGCTGGGGTGCACAAGAGCTCTGAGTTCGGTGTGTCCTGGGCTGCGCAGGAGCACGGGTCGGGTTCGGTTTTCCTTTGCCCGGCTGAAGTGCGGAGAAGGCAAGGGGCTCGGATCCCTCGCTGCAGAGGAACAGCTGGCCGGGACCCGGGGACGCCCGCCCTGACCATcggcccgccgccgccgctgccggcAGTCGGCCCGCCGTCATGGCCGACCACCTGATGCTCGCCGAGGGCTACAGCCTGGTGCCGAGGCCGCCGCCTGCCGCGCCCGCCCATGGCCCTCACGCGCTTCGGACGCTGCAGCCCTACTCGGGCCCGGGCCTGGACAGTGGGTTGCGGCCGCGGGGGGCCCCGCTGGGCCCGCCGCCGCCTCCACCGGGGGCCCTGGCGTACGGGGCCTTCGGGCCGCCGCCTGCCTTCCAGCCCTTTCCGGCCGTGCCACCGCCGGCCGCTGGCAGCGCGCACCTGCAGCCCGTGGCGACGCTGTACCCGGGCCGCGCCACCGCGCCCCCCGGCGCCTCGGGAGGACCTCCGGGCCCGCAGCCGGTGCCAGGCGCCCCGGCCCCGCCACTGCCGCCGCCCGCGCACGCCCTGGGAGGCATGGACGCCGAACTCATCGACGAGGAGGCGCTGACGTCGCTGGAGCTGGAGCTTGGGCTGCACCGCGTGCGCGATCTGCCCGAGCTCTTCCTGGGCCAGAGCGAGTTCGACTGCTTCTCGGACTTGGGGTCGGCGCAGCCCGCCGGCTCGGTGAGCTGTTGAGCGAGGCCGGGCGCCTGCCTGCGTGCCCGAGAGAAGGAGGCGGGCCTGCCCGCCGGACTCCGCACCCAGCGCCTGGACCCCGCACGCACCCTCCGTGAGGGTGGAGGCAGCAGTTAGTGCACCAGAGCCGACGCCGGGCTGGGACGCCTGGCCTCACTCCAGGCCCTGCCTCCTGCAGAATGACAGTTTGGGTTCATCTCTGCCCCGGAGCCTCAGCGGTAAAGTGAAGGGGACTGGACGCCCCCTTCCGGACTCCCAGTTCTTAGattctgtgtcctctcctctcGGACCCTTCCCCGCCCCAACCCCCAATCTGAGCCATCCCAGGCCTCTGCCTGATTCCCCCTTTCCTTGTGCAAACCACTGTGGTAACTGGGTGCCTGGAGCCGCCCACCCGCCAGGCCCCCACCCCGCTGCCTGGGCCCTGAGGTCGCTGGGCCTCCCGCCCTGGGGAGGGGCAGAATGTACAGCCCTCAGCCCTGCGGAGTGGAGCAATACCCCATCTGACCTCCAGCACCACAATAAAACTGGGTCACTTTCCAGTctggtgttttcatttccttataaCTCCAGCTATATTTGTCTTCTAGAGTCCTGAGGCTGTTGGAGGCCCTGGGTGGGATAGAGGACACAGCCCCTGGCAGTGGTcaggagaggaaactgacagtTTCTTTCGAAAATATCTGCGAGTTGTGCAATTGTTATGTCATAATCTGGAAGGCAGAGGCTGCCGCCACTGCGTGGCAAGGTAACCCAAAGGCACCACAGACGGACTTCCCGGCTcctgggaggggtgaggggagctTGGGGGTGCTGCCCTCACTGTTTGCTCCGCATGGAGGCTAGAGGGAAATGGGGTGTACCTGAGGGTTCAGGTTCTGGCTTTgaaccagagctctctctcttgTTCAAGACACCATCTCTTTGAGATTTCTGAAGCCATTTCCTCAGAGACAGATGGGCCCGGTCTTAGGTGGTTGTGAGGATGCCATGCCATGTGAGACCTTTAGCACAGTGCAAGACACCCAGGCAGCCCTCAGTAAACGATAATGATGATAACTCTACAGTAATAATCACGCCCTCAAGGAGTCACAGTCCAAGTGGGAGTCACAGTCCAAGTGACAGGCCTGGAAATCAACTCATCTTGGTACAAGAGCGGGATGAGGACTAAAAAATAGG harbors:
- the CITED4 gene encoding cbp/p300-interacting transactivator 4 gives rise to the protein MADHLMLAEGYSLVPRPPPAAPAHGPHALRTLQPYSGPGLDSGLRPRGAPLGPPPPPPGALAYGAFGPPPAFQPFPAVPPPAAGSAHLQPVATLYPGRATAPPGASGGPPGPQPVPGAPAPPLPPPAHALGGMDAELIDEEALTSLELELGLHRVRDLPELFLGQSEFDCFSDLGSAQPAGSVSC